One Pirellulales bacterium genomic window, ACGCGTGCCACCGCCGTCGATTGGGCGCCGTTCGGAGTGACCGTCAATGCCATCTGTCCGGGCGGCTTTATGACCGAGCCCAACATCCGCTGGTCCCGCGAGCGGCCCGAGATCATCGAGGCCTTCAAAAAAGAGATTCCCCTGGGCGATTTTGGCCAGCCAGAAGATCTGGGGCCGTTGGCCGTTTACCTGGCGAGCGATGCGTCTCGCTATATGACCGGCGCCGCGCTCGTCATCGACGGCGGCTATACGCTGCTTTGAACTGTGCCAGGTGTCTCGCAATGAGCCACTTTGACTCATAATAGCGAGGGGTTGTCCACCTCCTGTCCAGCGGCACGCGGCGTGCGGATGGGCCCTCTTCTTTCCTAATCGTAATGACACAAGCAGGTTACGCACGATAAGCGGCTCTGCCAAGCAAGGTCGACTGTAACGACGGCGCAAAATTTGCTCACTAAGACAATTCCCAGCACGAAGCTGCCGACCTTTGCGTCGGTCACCCGGATCGACGCCACGCATCGTGCATCCAGGCATTCAAGGAGGAGCGATCATGTTAGTGCTAAGTCGGAAAGCGGGCGAGCAACTGGTGATTGACGGCAACATCATCATCACCGTCAACCGCGTGGCCGGGCACCGCGTGAGCATCGGCATCGAGGCGCCTCACGACGTACAGATTGCCCGCGGCGAGCTGCGCGGGCCCGATTTGTCGCGGTCGCGGCTGGAAACCTTGCCGGCCGGAGTCTGAGTCGCCAAGCTGGAGTCGATGGACCCCCGCGAAAACGGCGCTGATTCCCGACCGCTGCTGCACCTCGATCGCGTCGGCCGCACCTATTTCATGGGTGAAGTCGCCGTCGAGGTGCTGCGCGACGTGTCCATTGAAATCGGCAGGGCTGAGATTTTGGCCATCGTCGGACCCAGCGGGTCGGGCAAGAGCACGCTCTTGAACCTGATCGGCGGACTCGACAAGCCGACGACCGGCTCCGTCTGGTTCCGCGACCGTGACCTGGCACAACTTGGTTCGCGCGAGTTGACGCTTTATCGCCGCGACACGGTCGGCTTCGTGTTTCAGTTCTACAACCTCGTGCCCAGCCTCACCGCCCGCGAGAACGTGCTGGCCGCGACCGAAATCAGCCGCAACCCGCTCGACGTCGACGAAACGCTCGACATGGTGGGGCTGGCCGACCGGGCCGAACACTTCCCTTCGCAAATGTCAGGCGGCGAGCAACAGCGGGTGGCCATTGCCCGAGCGCTGGCCAGCAATCCTCAACTGCTGCTCTGCGACGAGCCGACCGGCGCGCTCGATTTCGAAACCGGCAAGCGCGTGCTGCGGTTGTTGGTCGAGGTCCGCGAGCGGCTCGGCAAGACGGTGCTGATCATCACGCACAACTCGGCCATCGCGCAAGTCGCCGACCGCATTATCCGCCTCCGTAGCGGCGAGGTGGTGGAAACGACGGTCAATCGCCAGCCGGTCGCCCCGGAGGAAGTGGTGTGGTGAAACTTGTTGACCGCTGACATTCTTGCGCCGATACTTGGCCGGTGGATACGGATCTCGCCGCTTTCCGCCTCGCTTGCCAAAATCGACGAAGCCGCCAATGAAAATCCCATCGCCTCGAATGCCGTGTTGCCCTTTCGGTCGCGGGCGTTTGCCACGCGCGCCGACGACAATCCATGCGGTCGCAGCCGCTACCATCGTCGGTTTCTTGACTTCAGCCGCGCTTTCCGCCGAACAGAAAAGGCCGCCGAACATCGTGGTCATCCTGGCCGACGATCTCGGCTACGGCGAGCTGGGCTGCCAGGGCAATCGCGAGATTCCCACGCCGCACATCGATTCGATCGCGGCCGAGGGCGTGCGCTTCACGGCCGGCTATGTGACCGGGCCGAACTGCAGCCCTTCACGGGCCGGCCTGCTCACGGGGCGGTACGGCACTCGCTTCGGACATGAGTTCAATCCGATCGGTGCGAAGAACGAAGACCCGGCGTTCGGCCTGCCGCTGGGCGAGACGACGCTGGCCGACGTGCTGCGCGACGCCGGTTATGTGACCGGCGCCGTCGGCAAGTGGCACCTCGGCGGCACAGCCATGTACGATCCCCACCGCCGCGGCTTCGAATCGTTCTTCGGCTTTTTGCACGAAGGCCACTATTATGTGCCGCAGCCCTGGCCGGGCGTGACCACGATGCTCCGCCGCCGCACGCTGCCCGGCGGCGGCCAGGGACGCCGGGCATTCGGCGATGTGGTCTATTCGACGCACATGGGCTACTACGAACCGGAATACGACGCCAACAACCCCCTGCTGCGCGACGGCCAGCCCGAGGCCGAAGCGGCCTATCTGACCGACGCCTTCACGCGCGAAGCGCTAGGTTTCATCGACCGCCAACGCGACAAGCCGTTCTTTCTCTACCTGGCTTACAACGCCGTCCACAGTCCGATGCAAGGCGCCAACGCCTATCTGAAGAAGTTCGCCTCGATCGACGACATCCATCGCCGCATCTTCGCCGCCGTGCTGAGTAACCTCGACGACGGCGTGGGGGCGATTCTGGACAAGCTCCGTTCCGCGGGCCTGGAGAACGACACGCTGGTTTTCTTTCTCAGCGACAACGGCGGGCCGACGCGCGAGCTGACCAGCAGCAACAAGCCGCTGCGCGGCGAGAAGGGGAGCGTCTACGAAGGCGGCCTCCGTGTCCCCTTCATGGTGCGTTGGCCCGGTCGGCTGCCCGCCGGCGCGCGGTATGACCTGCCCGTCTCGTCGACCGACATTTTCGCCACCGCCGCGGCGGTCGCCGGCGCGGCGCCGAAAAACGGGCGAAAGCTCGACGGCGTGAATCTCATGCCGTACCTGTCGGGCGAATCGTCCGGGCGGCCGCACGAAACGCTCTATTGGCGCCAGGGGCTCAACACGGCGGTGCGCGTGGGCGACTGGAAGCTGTTGCGTCACGGCCGCGGCTCGACGAACGGCCCGTGGGAGCTTTACGATCTTGCCCCTGACCTCGGCGAGGAGCAAGATCTGGCCGCCGCCGAACCCCAGCGGCGGGAAGCGCTGTTGCGCGTTTGGGAAAAGCTCGACGGCGAGATGGTCGAGCCTGCCTTCCGCTGACGCCGCCGCCTCGGTTTGTTCTTCAAACAGCGAGGTACGTCGGTCACTTTTCCTCGCCTACGGTTCCCACTACGATAGGGCTGCTAACGTCATGCCGATGGATGAACCGATCCTTGAGGCCGTGGGGTTGCGGCACGGGCCACGTCAAAGTTTCGATGCGATGGCGACCCCGGAGTGTAGTCAGGAAAGCCGCGGCGTCCATCTCTCCGCACCGACTTTCCCTCGCTCGACAACGCCCACTGGCGGAAGCACCTGGCATTTGTGAAGGGCTAGCGTCTGGCAGCGGATTATTGACTTTGCCCAACGAAATTCGGATAACCAGAAGTGTCAACAAAATAGTTCGCTCGGGCGAGCGAACTAATTATACCGCTCGTGATTCAAAGCAGAGGACCGCCATGCGACGCAGTCTTATTCGATGGTGCATCCTTTTGACGGT contains:
- a CDS encoding sulfatase-like hydrolase/transferase, with the protein product MTSAALSAEQKRPPNIVVILADDLGYGELGCQGNREIPTPHIDSIAAEGVRFTAGYVTGPNCSPSRAGLLTGRYGTRFGHEFNPIGAKNEDPAFGLPLGETTLADVLRDAGYVTGAVGKWHLGGTAMYDPHRRGFESFFGFLHEGHYYVPQPWPGVTTMLRRRTLPGGGQGRRAFGDVVYSTHMGYYEPEYDANNPLLRDGQPEAEAAYLTDAFTREALGFIDRQRDKPFFLYLAYNAVHSPMQGANAYLKKFASIDDIHRRIFAAVLSNLDDGVGAILDKLRSAGLENDTLVFFLSDNGGPTRELTSSNKPLRGEKGSVYEGGLRVPFMVRWPGRLPAGARYDLPVSSTDIFATAAAVAGAAPKNGRKLDGVNLMPYLSGESSGRPHETLYWRQGLNTAVRVGDWKLLRHGRGSTNGPWELYDLAPDLGEEQDLAAAEPQRREALLRVWEKLDGEMVEPAFR
- a CDS encoding ABC transporter ATP-binding protein, with the translated sequence MDPRENGADSRPLLHLDRVGRTYFMGEVAVEVLRDVSIEIGRAEILAIVGPSGSGKSTLLNLIGGLDKPTTGSVWFRDRDLAQLGSRELTLYRRDTVGFVFQFYNLVPSLTARENVLAATEISRNPLDVDETLDMVGLADRAEHFPSQMSGGEQQRVAIARALASNPQLLLCDEPTGALDFETGKRVLRLLVEVRERLGKTVLIITHNSAIAQVADRIIRLRSGEVVETTVNRQPVAPEEVVW
- a CDS encoding carbon storage regulator, producing the protein MLVLSRKAGEQLVIDGNIIITVNRVAGHRVSIGIEAPHDVQIARGELRGPDLSRSRLETLPAGV